The following proteins are encoded in a genomic region of Bubalus kerabau isolate K-KA32 ecotype Philippines breed swamp buffalo chromosome 15, PCC_UOA_SB_1v2, whole genome shotgun sequence:
- the LOC129628136 gene encoding olfactory receptor 52B2 has protein sequence MTHTNFTIFHPAVFVLLGIPGLEAYHVWLSIPFCLMYITAVLGNSILIAVIITERNLHEPMYFFLSMLAITDILLSTTTVPKALAIFWLHAHDIAFDACVTQVFFVHMMFVGESAILLAMAFDRFVAICIPLHYKTMLTWPVVGRIAVAIVTRSFCIIFPVIFLLNRLPFCWTNVIPHSYCEHIGVARLACADITINIWYGFSVPIVMVILDVILIAVSYSLILQAVFRLPSQDARHKALSTCGSHLCVILMFYVPSFFTLLTHRFGRNIPRHVHILLANLYVVVPPMLNPIVYGVKTKQIQDGVAHRFFGIMAWCSASSLG, from the coding sequence ATGACTCACACCAACTTCACCATCTTCCACCCTGCAGTTTTTGTCCTACTgggcatccctgggttggaggcTTATCATGTTTGGCTGTCAATACCCTTCTGCCTCATGTATATCACTGCGGTTCTGGGCAACAGTATCCTGATAGCGGTCATCATCACTGAGCGTAACCTTCATgagcccatgtacttcttcctctccatgCTGGCCATCACGGACATCCTGCTGTCCACCACTACTGTCCCCAAGGCCCTAGCCATCTTTTGGCTCCATGCTCATGACATTGCCTTTGATGCCTGTGTCACCCAAGTTTTCTTTGTCCACATGATGTTTGTGGGGGAGTCAGCCATCCTATTAGCCATGGCCTTTGACCGGTTTGTGGCCATCTGTATCCCCCTGCATTACAAGACAATGCTAACATGGCCTGTGGTGGGAAGGATTGCTGTGGCCATTGTCACCCGAAGTTTCTGTATCATCTTCCCGGTAATCTTCTTGCTGAATCGACTGCCTTTCTGCTGGACCAATGTCATCCCACACTCCTACTGTGAGCATATTGGAGTGGCCCGCTTGGCCTGTGCTGACATCACCATTAACATCTGGTATGGTTTCTCAGTGCCCATTGTCATGGTCATCTTGGATGTGATCCTCATCGCGGTGTCATACTCACTGATCCTCCAAGCGGTGTTTCGTTTGCCCTCCCAGGATGCTCGGCACAAAGCCCTCAGCAcctgtggttcccacctctgtgTCATCCTCATGTtttatgtcccctccttctttaCATTATTGACCCATCGCTTTGGACGTAACATACCTCGACATGTCCATATCCTGTTAGCCAATCTTTATGTGGTGGTGCCACCGATGCTCAACCCCATTGTCTATGGTGTAAAGACTAAGCAGATCCAGGATGGGGTAGCCCACCGGTTCTTTGGTATTATGGCTTGGTGCTCTGCTTCCTCTCTGGGCTAA